The nucleotide window CATTGTTacttataattattttattgtacattcttaaaaacatattatacaattaacacTTAGGTGTAAGTAGAAGATGAACGTTATGAATAATCTGTAGTGTGACTAGTACAAAcctgtacaaaaacacacacacacacacactcagagccTAAGTGAGAACTGCACCGCATGTTTCTAATTTCCACCTTCTCACACaatgttttctgtttcctttcacATGGTTTAGATATATTAGATCCTTCTTACTCTGTGTTACTCTGCAGACCTGGCAGATTTGCATTAGCACAGTAATTAAAATGGTGCACTGGTTGCATGTTAATCAGTGGTGTGGCCCATCCTGGTGGTCTGTTCTGGCCAAGATCTGCACTGCTGGGCCCTCAGGGGGTAAGGCGTTTAGGGTCACGGGGGAACATAGAGGTTTGGCGAACGTTGTGGAGTCCAAGGTAGAGCATGGTCACGCGCTCCAATCctgcagtacaaaaaaaaaattctaatttctttaaaaaaaaaaaatctaccaaTGCTTGATCACTAACAAGCAAAACAAGCAAAGAAAGTTAAATCTACTTTACCGATGCCACCACCAGCATGAGGCGGAGCCCCGTATCGGAAGGAATCGATGTATGCCTTGATCTTCTCCAGATCTATGCAATCAGATATGGTTATTAGCACATGGTGAAAGAAAATGTCAGTATCAACAGACAAGTGATGCGAGAACTGACCGATGCTGTGGTGCAGGGCCCTCTCCGTCAGCAGCTGGGCATCGTGGACTCTCTGAGCTCCGGACAGGATCTCCTCACCTCTCATGAACATGTCGTAGGAGTTGGAGTATTTCTGAAATGCCAGAGGTCAGGTGAGGAGCGTGGAAATTTAACGCACGAGTCAGTGAAGGTTACAGAGTTTCACGCTTACGGGGTTGCTCGGGTCAGGCATTGTGTAGAAAGGCCTGACTGCCAGAGGGTATTTGTCCAGAACATAAAAGTCGGTGTCGTACTGAAGGGAGAAAGAACGGTGTTAAGGGGTTAAAATCCTCCAGTTACTCATCACTTCTTTCTATTTCTGTATAAATACCTTCTCTTTGACAAGGCGGCCAAGAAGCTTTTCGTTAGGCGTGCTGCAACATGAGGACAAGCACTGTCAGGACATCACAAATATTCATTTCTccagatataataataatttcagaaTGTTTGCATGGGTAGGTAAGGAGGTGTTTTAAAGAATTAGATCGGTGCCTCTGACCTCAGGTCCTCCTCATCACCCATCTCCACTCCGGCAGCTCGCAGCATAGCCACGCCCTCTGTGTACTCCAGCCTGAGCGTGGGTTCCAGGAACTTAAAGGGCTCACTGGGGTACTGCTTATTCACCGTCTGGATCTCCGTCTGGAAGCTGACACGAGTCAAATATTATTATGCCTGGATTCAAATGCCATCAAAGGCATTTTAAAGCCACACTTAACTTACAAAATTTCACCAGCAGAGGACAGTAAAAGACTGTTGCATTATAAACTACATTTGCAATTCATAAAGCATTTCCTTTATTCCTTAAATATGCCATAAAATCATATGAGTTATAAAAGGTTCCATGACATGGTGCCTTACTGATCTCTGAGCCCTTTAAATATCTGGACCATGGTGTCGGTGATTGAGTCGATGACCTCATGGTAATGGTAGCTGAAGGCCATCTCAATGTCCAGGCCCACAAACTCAGTCAAGTGACGATGAGTGTTTGAGTCCTCAGCTCTGAACACTTGGAGTGAGAAAAATGTTAATATCATTAATCATTTAGAATCTACTTAGTTTGTCCCACTCGTTCTCCATGGCAACTTTTTAATcaagtaaatgtaatatattttctaGCCACTGGTGGCAGTTGTGGCGCTGTTCCCAGTTACCATTGAACACGGAATGAAACACGTGGGTCTACATGGCATGCCATCGTGTACCAGAAATCgaaaaaatgtgtcattaaaTGTAATGGGGTAATATTCAACAAAGTAGATCTGCTGTTGTCCACAATATTATTTACTGCCATTCCATACTACCAACCTGCCAGAAAGAGGGATTTGGCCTCCATCCATGGCGCTGAAATATGATGCATTATACCAGTCTGTTTTGTGGTATACAGCATAAGATTTACAAACTTGTACACCTTAGTAATTGAGACATATGGCCAGAAGAGGGGGCTGTTGAGCTTCACAGTCCAATAAAGCGTCACCACTGCTCTTTGTAGTGTATAATTTTAAAATTCAACATCACTACCACAATAATATATTAGTCTCCAATATTCTTGAGCAATAAACCTGTATTCAGTCATTAGTGCTGCATAACAGATTTGTTgtattatttttcaaaatttATCATTAATAGCATTTCCAGTATAAGTCAAAGCCTGGTGATTTCCAAGCGAGTTCTGTGTGTCAGCGTAAAAACAGTGGGGTGCTTTCCAGCCTTCAGCTGATGGAGCCGGGTTCAGTGCTTAGTGGGGGTGGGACAAGGGCATCTTACCCGGGCCCACGCAGAAGACCTTGTCGAAGTCCGCGCAGATGCACATCTGCTTGTAGAGCTGGGGCGACTGGGCCAGGTAAGCACTGGTTTTGAAGTAGGACACCGTGAAGACATTGGCTCCTCCCTCGCTGGCGGCTAAATGAGACGGACCCCCCGTTAGTGAcattaaaacatattaaacCTGTTGCTTATGTGctgggtcaaaaaaaaaaaaaaaaagtgtcaaaaaatgccttttttttttttttttttggtcttcaaAAGACACTGTGTACAAGCGCCCACGTATGAGGCACACTGGGTGTGTAGTGTGAAACGGAAATGCGGTTTTTCGTTGAGTACAGGATGATCTCTTTGCAGCTGGGCCTGGCACTTGCGCgcccatttttttaaaagagtaaCCGCTGAGGGGACAGCTCGTCATTGGCCACCAGAAACATCCTGAAATGCTCAACCGTCAGTAGCGCAGCCATGTCGTAACTGAGACGTTGGGACACCAGTCATCAGGTGCTGCGTTGCCCCACCCCTTCGCCCTGATTGGAGGCCCAAAAAAAGGAGCATATATAAAGAAGGCAAGACCTTCCTAAAAGTGCTTCCTCTAATGCACAATAACAGAAGTTCTACTTGTTTTCCGTTGCTGATGCGTATCTGAAAAACACCAGTCACAAGGCTGGGCtgtgcaacaacaaaaaatatgtaGATTACCATGGTGAACCGTGGGCCTGGCTACCACACTGGCCCTAAAACCTTGAAAAGTGACACACTAAAGCTCTTAATAGGTCAGTGGAGCTCAGTGTGGGTTTGATATCCAGCACGCTTCTGTGTGAGGCTAAGCGCATCTCCAACTGAAATTTCAGCCTCACGCTCCTATTTACGTAGGTCCACACGTTCCTCCTATTCTGCAGGCTGATGTGGCCATGTGGACAGAGAGTGTGAACCTTGTGGTCTTGAGTGCGGGGTCTAATAAAGTACAATGGTAAACAAATGTCCAAATTAATGCCAATCTTGACTGTTGGGCTTTGCACTGTTGGTCTTAGCATTATGacagtgaagtgaataacatcgATTAGGCAGGAAAATGGGGAAGGATTTGATCCACTTTGACAAAGACCTAATTGTGAAGGTTAGACAAAAAGGTGATGGCATCTGCAAAACTGCAGCTCTCAAACGATGTTCGTGCTCTGCAGTGGACCACTGGTTCAAATATAAAAGACttttaagaccttttttaaggccactttcaacAGATTTAAGgaattctgttattttttttgcctttgtctatgttaacagactcatattacctgtactgctgcaagccactagagggcaaatgtgatttttttttcggTTTGTTAAATGGGagtcatttcatttacagcatttatcagacgcccttatccagagcgacttacaatcagtagttacagggacagtctccctggagcaacttagggttaagtgtcttgctcggggacacaatggtagtaagcgggattcgaaccgcatGGTTTTCTATTGCCCATTCGTGGGGAGTTAGGGTGCCATGTCTAGACAGGTCAGGACTCATTTGGCACTCAATATTAGTCAATATTATGGCTGATCATTGTATGAGGTTTGTTGGACAACATTTTTTGAGCATGAGCTCagtcttgtgtgtttttctaaattAACCTCATTTGACTCATTTCCCCCCATTGTGGTTTTGGGAGAGTGTATATATCTTGGAACAAAACATAGATTTTCTTCTGGCTTCCATCATACCCCTCACTCAACAGTCCATACTTTCCTTGGAAATGGCCATAATATGCAGGGCCCGATACCCCTATGAATTCctgttgcttccttaaccttgCCACTGGTCTCTAGGTAGGCTCCTTGACCTTTTATCATCAATTCTAGATGAATTTTGAGAAATTCTGCTCCTGGAGGACCACTTGCAGACTGCTGCACTCATTACACACCTTTTAAGAAACACCAGAACATTGTTAAGGTGGGTTGGAATGATAACTTTGTGACAAGAGGTCACACCATCTCACATGAAAACCTAAGAACCTGACAAACAAGGGAGTAGCTGCTGCCTTCATCTACTCATTCAGGGGTAAGAAAGTGAACAGTTCAGAGCTcttgttttttctgtaacatttctgagaagaggaggaacaggaggtgTGGAGATATGAAAAACAGATGCTGGCACATTCAGATACCGGAGATGATCTTGGGGGTCTGGATCTCCACAAAGCCCTTCTTGATGAGAGTGTCTCTGAAGAGCTGGCAGACACCAGACTGAAGACGAAAGATGGCCTGGCTTGTTGTGGTCTGTGAAAAgagtgggaagaaaaaaaaaacgaatgcaacagcagcagaagaagaagcgggTGAACTGTGAATGTGAAGTTCACACAACGCCTACACCTCTTCACTCAAGGAAGTTGGAAACATGAGgagaatggaagaaaaaaaaaaaaaaaaagtcagacaaATGTATTCATGAAGTTCCTGACACTTGCCATATCTGATGGACCTAATGACCTAATACCCATTTTGGGCCTAACATCCTCAGAAAGAGCTTGTAGTTCTTCAACAAGATTTGGAGAACCTCATCATTGAGTGCATCACAGCATCCATTTAACCCAAAGAGCAAAGAAGCTCTCCCTAAGCACACCTGGTCCTTTACTTTACCTAAAAACATATAGAATCTAAAGAGATTTTACTTCTCAGTTAGAACTGTCACCGCCCACACTGGAAACAAAGCCGGCGACGACCGCaggcagtgattttttttttctcaggttcTTTACAGTGGCGGCGTTGGGGTCTGATGAGAGTAATTGGAGTAGGTGGGCAGCTGTCTGAACTTTCTCGCCTTGTTTTCACTTCTCTCTGTTTGCCCGCTCTGCGGGGGGTGAGGACGATGGGAGGAGCTCTGTGTGCGTCACTCTCTTGTTTACAAGACTGCTGTAACCAgactggccaaaaaaaaaaaaaaaaaaaactgctgtctTGTGGTTCAGTCACATGGCTCCATCTCGcatatttgcacatttcatGTAGCTAATGTGCTTTCAAGTCgtcggggggaaaaaagggtgGAAAAAAAGCGAGAACGTcgcacttttttttacaaagaaatTACAGAGCAGAAAAATAATCTGGAGGCAGTTCAGAACTATTTATTACTGCGTTTTACAGCTAGTTACCAGCTGTCTGCAAAACGCAACCTGGTTCAGGGTTCTGTGTTCAAGTGATGTACTGATAACAGGACTTCCCATGCACTTCTGTAGAATGCAtgtgaggacaaaaaaaatgaattatgtgcTACTAACAATTGCTGTCACTAATGCTACTATTACGCCACCACGGTTATACTGTAACCGAAATATGGTAAAACATAGATGCATAAGGGGGTCAACaatcaaaatatttcaataaaccttcaaactgttttatttcagtaaaatatttttttaaaaatccagacAGACACCCAGTATTTTTAcagagctgttttttttcttcttcgtaTATGAAATATCTATTAGATGATCAAAGTTGATAGACTAAGGTGTCATAAATCCTAATTTGAATATATGAACCGTCTGTAGCAAAGCTGCTAGTGTCATTGTCATTAAAACACTAAAAAGTGACCATCCAAATGACCTGTTTTGTgcgttttttgtattttgtcctGTGACGCAGGACTAGGTTTGGATGCAGACACCAGTCACCATGTGGTTTGTGCTGATGAAGTGCTCATCAGGAACAGGTGCTTAAGTCCAACT belongs to Denticeps clupeoides chromosome 9, fDenClu1.1, whole genome shotgun sequence and includes:
- the dars1 gene encoding aspartate--tRNA ligase, cytoplasmic, encoding MTKEDVKGAAAEEEQQTQSKKALKKQQKEAEKAAKKAEKQAKQTVEQQNADEDDFAKDRYGVSPMVQSQQKLDRVLVRVEELTPEKADQLIWVRARIHTSRAKGKQCFVVLRQQQFNVQALVAVGDRASKQMVKFAANITKESIVDVEAVVRTVEQKIESCSQQDVELHIERIFVISQAEPRLPLQLEDAVRPEGEGDEEARATVNQDTKLDNRVIDLRTTTSQAIFRLQSGVCQLFRDTLIKKGFVEIQTPKIISAASEGGANVFTVSYFKTSAYLAQSPQLYKQMCICADFDKVFCVGPVFRAEDSNTHRHLTEFVGLDIEMAFSYHYHEVIDSITDTMVQIFKGLRDHFQTEIQTVNKQYPSEPFKFLEPTLRLEYTEGVAMLRAAGVEMGDEEDLSTPNEKLLGRLVKEKYDTDFYVLDKYPLAVRPFYTMPDPSNPKYSNSYDMFMRGEEILSGAQRVHDAQLLTERALHHSIDLEKIKAYIDSFRYGAPPHAGGGIGLERVTMLYLGLHNVRQTSMFPRDPKRLTP